Within the Solwaraspora sp. WMMA2056 genome, the region TGTCAGCACGACGCCGCAGCGCCGGCCGAGCAGGGCGGTCCACTCGGTGATCTCCGGGCCGCCGGTGACGACGCTGCGGTAGGCGATCTGGCCGACCGGATGCGGTGCGCCACCGAGCTCGGCCAGTTGCCGGACCGTCGACCGGCGACCGTCGGCACCGACGATCAGGTCGTACTCGGCGAACGAGCCGTCGCCGAACGCGACCTTGGTGGTCTCGTCACCGAGTTCCAGCTCCCGGACCTCGGTCCGGTGCCGGACCGCACCGCCGGCCCCGGTGAGCAGCACCCGGTGCAGGTCGGCCCTTGGCAGTGCCCGGCACTCGCCGACCCCCTGCCAGAGCCGGTCGAGGTCGACGGCGCACAACTCGGTACCGGCGACGTCGAGGAACCGTTGTCGACGCACGACGGCTCCGAGCGGGCGCAGCGGACTGTCCAGGCCGAGGTCACGCAGGGCGCGGATCGCGTTGCCGGGCAGGAAGATGCCGGCCGTGGGCACCACGGTCGGGTCGAGCTTCTCCACCACCTGGGGCCGCAGGCCGGCCAGCCGCAGCGCTCGGGCCGCAGCCAGGCCGGCGACACTGGCACCGACGACGAGCACGCGCATGGGTGCTTGAGCCATGGTCCGCGCCGCCTCCGGGGGAATAGACACTCATCGGAGCCAAGAGACTACTGCCGGCAACACCGCCTGCGGTAGGCCTATTCCGCCCTGTTTGTACGCGCCGGTCCGTGAATCAGATCGATGGGAAATATCCACCGATGGAAATCTTAACCGGTGCGGCGGGCCAGCGGGAGTCCACGCTCAACGTTGCACCCGCGCACCGCCACCGCCGACCAGCGCCTCCACCTCCTTGAGACTGGCCGTCGAGGTGTCACCGGCCGTGGTCATCGCCAGTGCGCCGTGCGCGGCACCGTACTCGACCGCCGTCGCGAGGTCGCCCTTTTCGAGCAGGCCGTAGACCAGCCCGGAGGCAAAGCTGTCGCCCCCGCCGACCCGGTCCAGGATCTCCAGTCCCGGCCGGTGGGTGGCCTGGACGAAGCCGGTCGCGGCGGACCAGGCGATCGCTCCCCAGTCGTTCACCGTCGCCGTGCGGACCGTCCGCAACGTGGTGGCGACCACCGCGAAGTTCGGGTACGCCCGGGTGACCTCGGTGATCATCCGCTGGAAGTTCGCCACCTCGAGCTCGGACAGGCTGTCGTCGGTGTCCGGTACGGCGAACCCGAGGCTAGCGGTGAAGTCCTCCTCGTTGCCGATCATGACGTCGACGTAGCCGGCCAACCGCCGGTTGACCTCCTGCGCCCGGGACTGGCCGCCGACAGCCTTCCAGAGGCTGGGCCGGTAGTTCAGGTCGTACGAGATGATCGTGCCGTGCCGACGGGCGGCGACCATGGCCGCCTCGATGGTCTCCGGGGTGGTCTCGGACAACGCGGCGTAGATGCCGCCGGTGTGCAGCCAACGAACGCCGAGCGTGCCGAACAGGTGGTCCCAGTCGACGTCGTCGGGGCGCAACTGGCTGGCGGCGCTGTGCCCCCGGTCGGAGGTGCCGACCG harbors:
- a CDS encoding FAD-dependent monooxygenase, producing MAQAPMRVLVVGASVAGLAAARALRLAGLRPQVVEKLDPTVVPTAGIFLPGNAIRALRDLGLDSPLRPLGAVVRRQRFLDVAGTELCAVDLDRLWQGVGECRALPRADLHRVLLTGAGGAVRHRTEVRELELGDETTKVAFGDGSFAEYDLIVGADGRRSTVRQLAELGGAPHPVGQIAYRSVVTGGPEITEWTALLGRRCGVVLTPMGYGRTYLYADERLPAGSAPPADPLLRLRELLADFRGPVPAVLDAVEKVQVAVTDEVELGSWSRGNVVLVGDAAHATAPTLSQGAAMAFEDALVLAELVRDRPTVVEALAGYESRRRPRTRWVLERTRDRDRTRDVAPHLRDRLLRAEGTRILADHYRLLVDPV
- a CDS encoding sugar kinase, encoding MSGQPTAGAASLRPRPAAECRYDLVSLGEIMLRLDPGEGRVRTARSFRVWEGGGEYNVARGLRRCFGLRTAVVTAFADNEVGRLLEDLVLTGGVDTSYVRWLPYDGTGRAVRNGLNFTERGFGVRGAVGTSDRGHSAASQLRPDDVDWDHLFGTLGVRWLHTGGIYAALSETTPETIEAAMVAARRHGTIISYDLNYRPSLWKAVGGQSRAQEVNRRLAGYVDVMIGNEEDFTASLGFAVPDTDDSLSELEVANFQRMITEVTRAYPNFAVVATTLRTVRTATVNDWGAIAWSAATGFVQATHRPGLEILDRVGGGDSFASGLVYGLLEKGDLATAVEYGAAHGALAMTTAGDTSTASLKEVEALVGGGGARVQR